One Xiphophorus maculatus strain JP 163 A chromosome 10, X_maculatus-5.0-male, whole genome shotgun sequence genomic region harbors:
- the LOC102234133 gene encoding 28 kDa heat- and acid-stable phosphoprotein-like isoform X1 has translation MPRGGKKGHKGRGKQFSNPEEIDRQMRLQREKEESGGAEKESSESEEESSSEDESESRKRSGVEGLIEIENPNRVSQKSKKVTEVDVSAPRELSRREREEIEKQKSAERYRKLHMEGKTEQARADLARLAIIKKQREEAARKRAEEAQAKR, from the exons ATGCCGCGCGGTG GAAAAAAGGGCCACAAGGGCCGAGGGAAGCAGTTCAGCAACCCGGAGGAGATCGACCGACAGATGAGACTCCAGAGAGAGAAG GAGGAGAGCGGCGGAGCGGAGAAGGAGAGCTCAGAGTCAGAGGAGGAGAGCAGCAGTGAAGACGAGTCTGAG TCCAGGAAGAGGAGCGGAGTGGAGGGCCTCATAGAAATCGAGAATCCAAACCGAGTCTCTCAGAAGAGCAAAAAGGTGACAGAGGTTGACGTGAGCGCGCCCAGAGAGCTGAGCCGCAGGGAGAG AGAGGAGATCGAGAAGCAGAAATCAGCGGAGCGCTACAGGAAGCTGCACATGGAGGGGAAGACAGAGCAGGCCAGGGCCGACCTGGCCCGGCTGGCCATCATCAAGAAGCAGAGGGAGGAGGCCGCCAGGAAGAGAG cagaAGAGGCCCAAGCTAAGCGTTAG
- the LOC102234133 gene encoding 28 kDa heat- and acid-stable phosphoprotein-like isoform X2 — protein sequence MPRGGKKGHKGRGKQFSNPEEIDRQMRLQREKEESGGAEKESSESEEESSSEDESESRKRSGVEGLIEIENPNRVSQKSKKVTEVDVSAPRELSRREREEIEKQKSAERYRKLHMEGKTEQARADLARLAIIKKQREEAARKREEAQAKR from the exons ATGCCGCGCGGTG GAAAAAAGGGCCACAAGGGCCGAGGGAAGCAGTTCAGCAACCCGGAGGAGATCGACCGACAGATGAGACTCCAGAGAGAGAAG GAGGAGAGCGGCGGAGCGGAGAAGGAGAGCTCAGAGTCAGAGGAGGAGAGCAGCAGTGAAGACGAGTCTGAG TCCAGGAAGAGGAGCGGAGTGGAGGGCCTCATAGAAATCGAGAATCCAAACCGAGTCTCTCAGAAGAGCAAAAAGGTGACAGAGGTTGACGTGAGCGCGCCCAGAGAGCTGAGCCGCAGGGAGAG AGAGGAGATCGAGAAGCAGAAATCAGCGGAGCGCTACAGGAAGCTGCACATGGAGGGGAAGACAGAGCAGGCCAGGGCCGACCTGGCCCGGCTGGCCATCATCAAGAAGCAGAGGGAGGAGGCCGCCAGGAAGAGAG aAGAGGCCCAAGCTAAGCGTTAG